One part of the Treponema peruense genome encodes these proteins:
- a CDS encoding phage minor capsid protein codes for MLTPSYLAGLPDEMVKIYSQLEADIACDIARRVSKLGKVTDASQWQMMILDELGSLKKSINKALVKYNAQAQKELKRLFEEAVQKSAQKDLAQYNKAHLSDNQKQILEATVMKLSDGKIAKGAATTDIINNQFKADYEGLVRLTQTIASNAESRFVEECNSAYMKVASGAFDYDSAIKQSVNSLAKNDRTSVNYNYKKETRSLSIEAAVRMNVMTGINQTCAEITERNCEDLGVELVEVDAHEGARPEHAAWQGKVYVRGKAREVDGVFYDSFEEVCKPGTATGICGINCRHSYYPYFPGMEKHYDGKDLKEMNKKDVEYNGKKMTKYEARQKQRAIERKIRQWKRTADIQRAGGVDDTSARVKLGEWQKIAQDFTDKTGLKRDYEREYIGTKSGKQPRGIASPTSATKTKETKTAIPLKTAPTIYSSVPTEPEEYFAKQEKHTIITDTKGTNPSYTTSGEAYKANCQRCVPTWELRRRGYNVTAKARILDSKGRPDNITDKIASNWQNIFENQSWQTCSGTGKKDILTKMKSWGDGARAEIYIRWRRGGAHVFAVENVKGNIKFLDPQNGEKDVEYYLTMGRPGSIMISRIDNLKPLDWIAGCCEGGNT; via the coding sequence CTGGGAAGTCTTAAAAAATCTATCAACAAGGCTCTTGTAAAATACAATGCACAGGCACAGAAAGAACTCAAAAGGCTTTTTGAAGAAGCTGTACAGAAATCTGCACAGAAAGATTTGGCGCAGTACAATAAAGCACATTTGAGCGACAACCAGAAGCAGATCCTTGAAGCTACTGTCATGAAACTTTCTGACGGGAAGATTGCAAAGGGCGCGGCTACTACTGACATTATCAATAATCAGTTTAAGGCAGATTATGAAGGTCTTGTGCGTCTTACGCAGACGATTGCAAGCAATGCGGAAAGCCGTTTTGTTGAAGAATGCAACAGTGCTTATATGAAAGTTGCTTCCGGGGCTTTTGATTATGACAGTGCAATAAAGCAAAGCGTAAACTCACTTGCGAAGAATGACAGGACAAGCGTAAATTACAATTACAAAAAAGAAACAAGAAGTCTTTCGATTGAAGCGGCTGTAAGAATGAATGTTATGACAGGAATAAACCAAACCTGTGCAGAAATTACTGAACGCAATTGTGAAGATTTGGGTGTTGAACTTGTTGAAGTTGACGCACACGAGGGAGCACGTCCTGAACACGCAGCATGGCAGGGAAAAGTTTATGTGCGCGGAAAAGCAAGAGAAGTTGACGGTGTGTTTTATGATTCTTTTGAAGAAGTTTGTAAACCCGGAACTGCAACAGGTATTTGCGGAATAAACTGCCGACATTCTTATTACCCGTACTTTCCCGGAATGGAAAAACACTATGACGGAAAAGATTTAAAGGAAATGAACAAAAAAGATGTTGAGTACAACGGCAAAAAGATGACGAAGTACGAGGCACGGCAGAAGCAGAGAGCGATTGAACGAAAGATAAGGCAGTGGAAACGCACGGCAGATATTCAAAGAGCAGGCGGCGTGGACGATACAAGCGCACGCGTAAAGCTCGGTGAATGGCAGAAAATTGCACAGGACTTTACGGACAAAACAGGATTAAAAAGAGATTACGAACGAGAGTATATCGGCACGAAGAGCGGGAAACAGCCGAGAGGGATTGCGAGTCCAACTTCTGCCACAAAAACAAAAGAAACAAAAACTGCAATACCATTAAAAACTGCTCCGACTATTTATAGTAGTGTTCCTACTGAACCAGAAGAATATTTTGCAAAGCAAGAAAAACACACAATTATAACAGACACAAAGGGTACAAATCCAAGTTATACTACAAGTGGAGAGGCTTATAAGGCGAATTGTCAAAGGTGTGTTCCCACCTGGGAATTACGACGAAGAGGTTATAATGTAACGGCAAAAGCTCGAATCCTTGATAGCAAAGGTAGACCCGACAATATAACAGATAAAATTGCTTCTAATTGGCAAAATATTTTTGAAAATCAATCATGGCAAACATGTTCAGGAACTGGTAAGAAAGATATTTTAACAAAAATGAAGTCATGGGGAGACGGAGCCAGAGCAGAAATATATATACGCTGGAGAAGAGGCGGAGCACATGTTTTTGCAGTAGAAAATGTCAAAGGAAATATTAAGTTTCTCGACCCACAAAATGGGGAGAAAGACGTAGAGTATTATTTGACTATGGGAAGACCTGGTAGTATAATGATTTCAAGAATAGACAATCTGAAGCCTTTAGATTGGATTGCAGGTTGTTGTGAAGGAGGCAATACATGA